atattcttcaccatcaacctcactttttgagctcatgaattttctaaatgcctgtcttttcttttgaatgagttcttggatttcgttgtccaaaattctttattcgctttgccCCGATTCTGCAtggaaccattcctaagctttcttttgccgcttttgtcacaatggatttgatatttttccattcttcttctatgtcctggctttttggtatttcttcacttatgatgttcatccgtctttggtacagccattggttggttgggtcatccagggctcttgtgttgattttcttttcatttttcctggctggtattcttgttgtttccattctcattactccttgaacaaaatgatggtcagtgcctatttctagacccctgtatgttcttacatccaagaatttcttaGCAGCGTTTTCGTTGGCTATaaaatggtcgatcattgagctttgtcctcttgtattgctccatgtcatcttgtgatcttttttgtgttggtagaatgtattcatgattctCAGTccgttgaaagtgcaaaaatctatcagtctcttcccatttgtattcattccttctgttccatacataccagttactgtcttGACACGCCtatctcctacctgagcattcaagtctcctgctattatcaatttatcttctggatttactgcttgtactgccTTCTGTAGTTGTTCGTAGAACTCTTcgctttgttcctctcttccctcttctggtgcatatactccgattattgtaagaaagtcttttttcaatctcatccttgctgatacaattctttcatgccatatgttgtatgaATCGATGTTTTCgcggtgtttattatgtatgtgtaacatcactccCCCCGCAGCTCTGGTTTTCTTATCAACTCCACTGTAGATAACgatgtaatttccagattcgattgttccacttcctttcttctttgtttcagacatcacggcaaagtctatatttctgctgcttagaatttcgtttatttctgcttccttggctgcatatcctcttacattccagtttccgagtttgtattttctttcgtttgcgggcgtttttattttaaccaggttttcacgatttttcaaaattttgaccccaattttggggcacagaggggctttgaggggttgtatgcaaaaaataagttcatattcgtattcagcgacctcgaaaacatacaattcgatatatcgcacgtccagatttgtttttcaaatacatattatatgatgcagtagtgtgttacttgaaaaatcaagcaaccctcacgaacccccgaggagggttgaagacaaaccaatggtagtttgattagtagttgggtgagtagactttgtaaaaaaaaatgtgagcgaaaacgaatgattttaagtggtaattttgatcaatttattggactgaccttttttgaaacacctactctttcaacccctttttttggacatcccccttgagcaatgggtatcgagcgtagtatcaaattgtcgagaattttaaggggaacatttttcgtcatggtagtttttctcaaaaacctaatatttacggagtaaaacgcaaaaaacgtgaatcggaaccggtttcaccccctaaaaaattttcctccagggataggagagtcggtATTGATGTGccgattttttcctttttaaaaccgctatttgcccgctctagaGGTGaaaataagacaacagaataaatttaaacattttttgatgtttggaattgaaaattgaatttgtttgaattttgatttttttgtgatgagttcatttcatcgagtgaaaatgGGGGTTTCAACTATTTCAACGGGTACGCAAAAATAGGGATGAAATGGGTCAACGTCACCACTCaaatctttttttcatgttttgaatcaaaaaatcgcattttttcgcaaatttttaattttttaaaattgactttacgacgtaatgccatcccaattttgtaataatgttgttcagcatgaaaagttgtccataatgtatttttttcagaatttttgagagtcggaacgatatgaaaactacgtttcgaaactttttgagctaaattTTCGTACGagaaaaagtggcaacactgatttctaTGATACTTccaaaaaagctttcaaaactactaactattgggaaaaatccattttggtaggtatcgtggttatcgagtaatccactgctgaaatggatgatattttagcatcactaaaaactttgacaccccctggctgccttcaaaaatgggctagagggctgcgatttgcgccaatggtcatcccttcaaaaggtctttccacagaaaaaatttcaaaaaaataaccgacCCTCCTTACCAGTactggtcgaattgacgtgaaatCACCCATGATAGATACGTTTTTATTTGTCTTTTCGAAGCGCATTTAAAATTCTAGAGATATCTAAAATAGCACTGAAGGCTCGATAAAATGGCTCGAAataatggtgaaattcggatttgggggATTATTATTAGATTCAAGActagttttaacaaaaaaatggtcaattttgaattttcaaacgtttgccaaagattgaaaaacgaatttagGTAGCTACTTATTTAAATAGCTAGGTTGGAGGTTGCGGACCATGGTTGCTTATACTATACCTATATATGCCCATATAGATATCATTACTCGTCACTCataatggaaatatttttaaatatatgtTGAGATCCATCTCGTGCTTGTATCaactgattattttttcagaccatctttgtttcaaaatacatacctaaacctatacaaGAAAATGATGCGACATTCGTCTGTTTTACTAATAATATTGATTGCGTATTCGGCGTATTGTTTTGGTGAGTTCTCGGCCAGAAATTTTTAtctgtgttttttcaaattttgttgccATGAATATTATGATTTTGAGTCAGAGTCAAAGGAGAATTGATTGGTGTCCTGGTTTTAATACATAGTGGTATACTATCGCGGTTCTCTCATTCTATCAAAACCTTGAATATGAAGGTGTGCAGAAAATCATCggtacatttttatcaatttctacGAATTAAAATGAAAGAAGTTTTCAATCGTGAAACTGATAGGTCATCCCGCTCCTGAAGAAGATCTTTTTCAGGAGATCAACGTCAGCAGGTCCGAACATAATGCAGCTAAGATGACTGATGAGAAATCAGAATGAAATGTTCGAGAAGCTTCAACTTCAACATAATATTCATACATGAACAAGAAGAAGCTCAAGCTCCGAGAAAAGCTTGCTTTAATCGAGACAAATTTAAGCAAATGCTGGAAAAAGGTGACCATTTGCAAGCTGAAGAACTAAATGTTCTCTTTGGAAAACAACGATGAAGTTATGGGTGTTCAGAAGGTTCGAGCAAGCCGGAAAAGAGCTATAGTCTCAATCAGAAAAGTACAAGGCTAACCTTACATATTCTCACACACATTTCAGCCTTCACTGCATGTACCCTATACATTCATCTCAGCCTCAGCTGAGGTCCATCCAAAATAACGacgtgaaataaaaatttttctacgcATGGTAGTGAAgggaaaaattctcaaagttgaaataattgCATTTTCAAGGtgggaaaatttgtttttgagtgATGTGGAATTGTTTGAGGAGGTACGGCCAATTCAACATCCCTACTACGCTACTAGAATGGTACATTAATTTTACAGTGGAAGTAAATAAGTGAAGTAACTACAGTACAATGAAAATAGGCACCTATTTAACAAATCTCGCATACAAGTGactgaaatctttttttttttaggagtgaTGATCCCTTATGAAAATAATACTATGCTCGAATTCTCCGCAAGAGAAAACCTTACTATTACTTGTACTGGTACAGATGAAGTCACATGGAAGCGTTCCAGTAGCATGAGAGTAAgctttcattattattttaacCCAACATTTTTGTAGACTTAGACTAGATTCCGTACCTACTCACACTTACAAGAAAAGGGAAGAGAGGTGCTTGTGGTTTGAAATTACTATTGGTAGATCAGTTTCAAAGTGTCAATCCACTACCACTCACATCCAGCGAGAGCGACAGAGTTCGAACGTCTCAAACAAACAGCATAATGTTTAAAAcaacaatcaaaaaattaattaggtaatcAGAACAAAGatattctgggggggggggtgaggctAATAATTGGTGTCCGAACAGCAATTTGATGGACTGCGAACATCCGGggaagacattttcaaaaatcaagtgtCCCCCACCTGCTCTAAACATAAATCCAACTACAGCAAATtgtgattttcttttcttttgtttttgttttcagggtAAATACACAGTAATTGCGGAGTCCCCACGCAGACAAATCTTTCAAGTAAAAAACGCTTCAGTTTATCATGCTGGCGTATACAATTGTGTTTCAACAAACAACAGCGACGACTTCAtgagtatttttctttttcctggTAAGGCTACCTATACACGGCCCAAGTAATCCTCTGCTAAAGTAGAGTGTACCTAGGCCTATAGCTTGTGACATATAAAAATTAAAGTGTTTGCAATCTGACTTGAGAgagaaaatattctcaaattgtaaaaatagctgaaattcaattGAGGAGCGAGGTGCATTACCGTTTAGTTGTAGGAATGGAAAGTACATAAGTAGGTTTACTTAAttttctaatcatttttttttttttttgaaaatttttcaatttttttctttaaaagatAAGTAATggatttttgttggaaatttaatttttttgtaactggttatttattcaaatgattttgaatttttttttcaatttaaaaatgaatttaaagatGCTGTCGAGTTGGGCGACGGCATGGCATCTGCCCCTACGTTCCGTatacaaatatttattttaaaatatgatttaaaaaaagtcatattGGAAGGATCCATAAAAGCTTTGTAAAAGTTACACTCGTGACTTCCTTTTTTTGATCAGAGTATTCGAGTTCACAGTCAAGGTGTTTGAAATGAATAGAACAGCGAATCAGCACACCCCCTGCTGGTATACTTAATATATTGGCACTGCCAAATCACATTTCATCGCGATTTGCGATCACATGATCACAAAACCTTCTGGTAACAGCTGATGTGCGCAATACTAATATTGCTAGGAACTATGCAATGTGTATATGCAATATGATTCCCTATGTAGGCTAGCGCTAGGTACCTACACGGTTTCAACTTCACCAACAGAAACATTCTCCATGATTTCTGTTTCAGATGATTCCTGTTTCGAAGGTATTAAAATGAGCACGTATCACGTACCTAGTTCCAAGACTGCCATAGTTTATG
This region of Planococcus citri chromosome 5, ihPlaCitr1.1, whole genome shotgun sequence genomic DNA includes:
- the LOC135846731 gene encoding uncharacterized protein LOC135846731 isoform X1, producing the protein MMRHSSVLLIILIAYSAYCFGVMIPYENNTMLEFSARENLTITCTGTDEVTWKRSSSMRGKYTVIAESPRRQIFQVKNASVYHAGVYNCVSTNNSDDFMSIFLFPDDSCFEGIKMSTYHVPSSKTAIVYE